Part of the Quercus robur chromosome 5, dhQueRobu3.1, whole genome shotgun sequence genome, AAAGTTCTATTTTCTCATGTTAAATAGGTTGAAACGATGTATAATGACATAATcagaaaatgaacacaaacttTTGATTCAGTTAGTAGCTGGAAAGAATTTAAAGATGTCATCGTCAGTTTCGAAGATGCATCATTAAAATCAAATGAATTACTTGAGCACACAAATACAACCAAAGACAAATCTGATTATCTTTGGTATACTATTAGGTAAATTCATTTCTCATTGAAttataaccaattacataatccAATATGTGCGTCTTCTCTTCATTGCATCAGCTTAATGACATTTGTAACAATTGgtggagtttttgttttttggttgcaaCACAAGTTTGAACTCACTGTCTTGCACTAAACCAAGACTTCATGCTCAATCTTTTGCGCATGTTGCACATGCTTCAAACATCTTGGAAAAGGGACAATttattctgtgtttttttttttttttttcggtgtaAATCACAAACGTTTCCGTACATAATGAAGAATATAGCCAAattctactttatatatatatgactaaatttatatataacccaTTGATTTAACCCAACTTAACCTGAGTCATGTGAGTTGGGTTGCATTGGAAAAAACCCTTCAATCCAACCCAATTTGGAAAAAACCCTTTGATTTaacattcaagaattttttacttttgttttactttatgtaAGGACGAGCAAGTATTCATGCAGGTGCTACAAATGGAAGTTCTAATGTGAAGTACTTCACGATGGACATTCCAATTGAGTTAAATGATGGGATGGAAATCCAAGTATCAAACAAAATGATTGGATGGTATTATGAAATCAACTCATTCCTACAACAATCtaagaattcaaaataaaataaaaattgagggaaacgaaAATAAAAGCATGTGCGGTGCATTTGAGGGAAACGTGCTCGGCCCGTAGTCATAAGAATTGAGGGAAACGTGGTCATAAGAATTCAAACTAAATTAACCAAATACCTGCTCGGCCCGTACTGTAGCCAGTGACGCCCGGTACGCAGCAAGGACGTGTGTGGCATGCTCTGCGGTGCATTTTGGCCCGCTCCACCTACCAAACATGAGGTGTCGACAAATGCTCATTACTGAACCTTACATTTAACaaactttgcttttatatttcacATCCATATACTAAGCATTGATAAGTTTCTTTCGTTTGTTAgtttggcatatttttaattatatgaaagaGACAAATAACGAGAACTCAATGAACGTACCTAATGGCAAGGGGCCCTGAGTGCACTGGCGGTAGAGGCGGCCTCACAACAGGGCATAATTGTGGGAACCTTGAATAGGCCCATAGCTGCACCAACAAGAGTGCTCCTCCAATCTGCATCGCATCCTTCTTCGATGCACCACAAAGTTGCCTATACAGCCAGGCCAATGCTGCACTACCCCAGCTATACCGTCTCGCATTGCTGACTGGGTTGAGCAACTGCAGAGGCAGCAGTGAGACCCGGTCCGCAGACCTGTCCATGAACAAGAGGGCCCCCATCCGTACAAGTAGGTGGTAGCGGGCATGTTGCTGCACGACTTCGTCAGCAGCGTCCACAACTAAGGGATCGGCAAACTGTGCATCAAGCCAGGTGTATCTTATCCTCGCCCCAGCAAGGGTAGACTTGTTTGAGTTTGGTATCGGGGGTGGAGGTTTATGGCCCAACAACTGTTCGCACAGCTCACTCCATTTGTAGTCTGTCTTCCCAGTGACAGGCAACCCATCCACCGGAAGCCCCAGCATCACCTCCATATCTTGCAAGGTGATACCCATTTCTCCATGGGGTAAGTGGAACGTGTGCGTCTCCGGACGCCACCGCTCAACCAACGCCGTGATCAAGGCGTGGTCGACCTCCATATCAGGAACCTTGAATAAACCAGTCAACCCTGCTGCATCTATGTGTTGCATGATACGTGGATCTAACCCACCCTGTGGCAATACACATTTACGGCGTCGAACCTTTATCATGCCAGGCGCCTCCTGCACACGGACGAGTATTGTGTTAGGAGATTAAACACGAGgtaattataaaacaaacatgTATTAATAATACTACTACATACCTCGTCAGCGGCGCACCTCCAAAGTGGACTTGACCGATGATTCGGCTGCTGGGCCAACTGGGTATCCACATCGGGTCCAGGCCGCACTCTATCTAGTGCCTGCATATCTGACATGGCAGCAAATACATTGTTAGCAATTTTCTAACAAGTAAaccacatttaatataaaataaaagcatagaTTCAGTAAGACATTATATTTTGAGCACAAGATTTTCAACATcacttcttaaataaataagaacttgccataaaaaaaattatttcagaaCTATTTAAATCACTTCTTAAAGCTTcggataattattaattaactatttatgaaaatataagttataacaccactcgatttgccaaaacccctcatcaaaaccccaagcacatttaaactcattaatgagaaaatcatcattgcagcatataaaagacaacaaaattctcatcttcattagtaaatttactacttccttaagtttcaacaaaataatcaaaatcccacaCAAAACGCAACCTAACATTAACCAACATCAGAAAATATTTCAGAGGGAGAGGACCGTACCTGTAATCAGCAGCGGCGGGAACCAACGACGACTGATGGAGACTCGAGGAAGAGTGGGGAAGCCTGATCGCAGAGCGAGAGAGACAGAGTGTGGAGAGAGAGTGATGGCAGAGAGCGAGGGAAAGAGAGTGTACAGGGAGAGCGAGTGACTGAATAGCGTTGTGAGACGTTAGGGTCCTATTGATTCAAACCGCTGAAAATAACTCGATTTCCAGTTTCCCGAGTTATGACCGTctacacaaacatttttttattgggaaaAATTCGAAGGGTCAGACTAACTCGACTATACAAATATCGagttattcattaaaactcgatttctctattgtcgagttacaaaagaggggcagttccctatttagtttcagAAAGAGGGCAAACGAATGtttaatttcccaaaaaaaggtatttgcccattttctcccaaaaccaaaacaacatcaacaacaaaagttacaaaaccCCCGATTGTTCATTGTGAAAAAATTCCATTATCAATCTAGCAAAATTGTTCCAAAGAATTGGGACTCAAACTCAAAAGTAGATTTGAAATCTCATACAAAGAATTAAATCATGAATTagtccaaaaaatttaaaattttgaaccagCAACATATCAATTTCCCCAAATGAATCAaacactccccccccccccccaaaaaaaatcaaactcgAGAAATCGAATCATCAAAGGCCAATTGGAACTGTTAACTCAGTAAAGTGTCCGAAGTGTCCTTCACACACTGTTTGAGTTCTAAGAGAACTCTGGTTAAGAAATGGTTAAGAGATTAATTAATAAAGGTTTTGAGTCAAACAAAACCTAGATCTTAAAagtaaagaagagaaaaggtCCGGGGTTTTGTTGGTATGGATTTGGGTGAGAGGTTGTGAGTTGATACTCGATTTTTTGGGATTGATTATCATTTATCAGTGTTGCTCTTTATGATTGGTTTGAGAAATTATGGGTTTTGTAACTTCCGTTGTTGATGTTGTTtaggtttttcatttttttctaattcttgatttgatattttttgaGTTCTAGTTTGGGTTTAATGTTCATCTAAAAATTGCTAaagaggaaaataataataataatttaacagATTTTAGAGAattgttttgatattttaaagTATTCTTAAGTTATTGATTACTTGGAATTGTGTTATACACGTgtcatatttttattggattaatGGACATATGTGGAAACCTGATGTGTCACTTAACGGATATATTAGCAAAAAACTAATTGAAGGGTTGCTGATGCAAACGACATAAAAATcgaaattctaaaatttcaggtataaaatccaaatatctccaaatttcaagaatatgtttttcattttaCCCTCAGTTTTACAAAAGCATTGAACATTACAGAAGGATGATATTATGGCGACAAGTTTTCAACTCACAACAATTGAGTCTCCACATctgccccccaccccccccccccccaaaaaaaaaaaaaaaaaaaaaaaaacctgttgaGCCTCGACTTATCAAGTAGCTATAGCGACAAATGTGTTATTTAGGCATTATTTCCAAATTAATGATCTATAAAGGAGATATTGTTGTATTAACAACATAAACATGACAGTAGCCACAACAGTaaccttttaaaaattttagatttttcgaAGCTTTTGCAAGTcgatatttatttttaaattttatttgccttggaatttttcttctttacttttgATTTTACTCATTATGCTCTTTTGTTGAGCAAAAGTATAGACTCTCATGATTAATTCCATCTAGTAAAATTGTCATAGAGGCTTTTATAAAAAAACCTTCTTTTCCTgacattttttttgaagtctAATTGATACGAAATGATTAAACGACACAGCTTAagtaatttttctttatatatatataaaagatgggCGAAAGTGCAcaatatatcaaattaaaatacttgaagtaaaatgctaaaataagaaagcttcaaaagaaaaaatagtatgGTAAACgtaattgatattttaacaaaataaggtttcaataataaattaaaacactTACAGGAGATAATAGTAGTTACAAGGTTTGAATTGGAATGGAAAAAAGGTTACAAGCTTAGGAAGTAGTCTGGAAACTATATGGTATTTGAAACTAGGAAAATTGAGTGATGTTTCAACCTGAAAGGGACATCCCCCTTTATAGGCAAAATAAAACACTATTTAAACAGTGAATAGTAAAATTGACTTTTTTACTATTCATCGTAGGTCAGCAAAATTGTCATCATGTTCTATCTGGAGGGAATCATCCCTTGTGGGGAACAGTTAGAGCAAGAGCTATACTCTTATCAGGGAATCAAAGCAACTTTAGTAACTTTAGTAGGGAATTAATGCAGATCAGCAGATTTAACAAGAGATTCTTTGTTTGTTGGACTTAAGCAATCTTGGTCTTTATGCCAACAAAGTTAATCCTCACCTAAGTCTAGTGTGGAGGCTTCATCATGTCCAAATAATTCCTGATTATAAGGGTAATATGGATCATTATTAGTAACAGAGGCTTTTGAGGATGCCTTGGATTCT contains:
- the LOC126725952 gene encoding serine/threonine-protein phosphatase 7 long form homolog encodes the protein MSDMQALDRVRPGPDVDTQLAQQPNHRSSPLWRCAADEEAPGMIKVRRRKCVLPQGGLDPRIMQHIDAAGLTGLFKVPDMEVDHALITALVERWRPETHTFHLPHGEMGITLQDMEVMLGLPVDGLPVTGKTDYKWSELCEQLLGHKPPPPIPNSNKSTLAGARIRYTWLDAQFADPLVVDAADEVVQQHARYHLLVRMGALLFMDRSADRVSLLPLQLLNPVSNARRYSWGSAALAWLYRQLCGASKKDAMQIGGALLLVQLWAYSRFPQLCPVVRPPLPPVHSGPLAIRWSGPKCTAEHATHVLAAYRASLATVRAEQVFG